Genomic DNA from Amycolatopsis alba DSM 44262:
ACCGAACGCGGTTCTTCGGACATCACCAAACTCGACGAAGAACAGAAGGGGATCATCGCGCTGATCATCTCGGTCGGCAAGCAGCGGACGCTGTCCCCGCGCGCGTGGCAGGTGGCGATCCAGGCCGGGATGACCGAATCCAAGCTGCGGAACCTGACCTTCGGCGACCGCGACTCCCTCGGCATCTTCCAGATGCGGCCGTCGATGGGCTGGGGCACCGTCGCGCAGGTCACCGATCCGCCGTATCAGGTCAACAAGTTCTTCGACGTGCTGCTCGCGGTGCCGGACTGGGAGAACATGCGTCCCGGTGACGCCGCGCAGCGGGTCGAGCGGTCCGGTTTCCCCGACCGGTATCACAGCTGGGAGCCGATGGCGGCCCTCCTCGTGCAGAACGAGGGCCAGATCGTCGACGTCGTCGGCTGCGGGACGAGCGTCGGCAGCGTGGTGCCGCCGAGCCAGGCCGCCGCGGAGGCCATCAAGTTCGCCCTCGGCGAGCAGGGCAAGCCCTACATCTGGGGCGCCACCGGGCCGAGCAGCTACGACTGCTCCGGGCTGATGCTGCGGGCCTACGAGTCGGCCGGGATCGTCCTCCCGCGGGTTTCGCGGGACCAGTACAAGGCGGGCGCGATGCTGCCGGTCCGCCAGGCGCAGCCGGGTGACCTGCTGTTCCTCGCCACCGTGCCGTCGAATCCGGCGACCATCCACCACGTGATGATGTACCTGGGCGAGGGCAAGATCGTCGAGGCGCAGCAGACCGGGGTGCCGGTGCACATCCGCGACTTCTCCTTCGACGAGGCCGAAGTGGTCGCGCAGGCGGTCCGTCCTGGCGTTTAGCATGGTGCCAGCGTGGTATCGCGATCGCGAGACCATCGGATTCACCCGAAGTGGCGGCCTGTCCACCGGCACGCGGCCGCACACTGGCAGAGGATGAAGAGCGTGGCACGGAAATTCGGAAGGCGAGGCAAGCCCGCGGCGGGAGGCGGCCCGGAGGTCGATCCCCGCGATCTCTTCGGTACCGCGCAGCCCGCGCGACAGGCGGCCCGGCCGGCGTCGAGCACGCCGCTGGCGGACCAGCTGAACCAGGGCTGGCCTGGGGTCGACCCCGGTTACGTCGTGTTGCCGCGTTCGCTGGCCGAGGGGATGTCGCTGCCCTGGCAACAGCAGATGGCCGCCCTGCTGGCCCAGTTCCACCACGAGAACGCCCGGCTCGCCTGGCCGGTCTACCGTGTCGTCCCGTCGCGGTACGAAAAGCTCGTCGACCTCGACGAGGAACAGCTGGCGGAGGCCGGGTACCTCGTCGAGATGGACACCGAGGGCGAGATGATCTACCGGGAGCGCAGCGGCCGGAAGATCGACGACCCGGCGAACACCACGGTGCTCGTCTCCTGTCTCGACCCGATCCCGAAACCCGCGCAGCGCCAAGCGCCTCCGCCGCCTTCGCAGGCCGCGCCGCCCGTGACCGGGCAGCCGCCTCAGCAGCAGCCGCCGCGTGCCCCGGCGCCGATGAACATCGGCCCCGCTCCGGTGTGGCGCACGGTCACCCCGCCCGCTGGACCGCCTGCCACCCCGCCTTCCGCACCGCCCGCTGGATCGCCCGCGCCACCGGTGCAGGGCAATCACGCGGTGCCTCAGTCACCCGCGCCTCAGACGCCTCCGCCTGCTGTGACCTCGGCTCCTGTTCCTCAGGAGCAGCCGCCGCTGCCTCAGCCCAGTCAGACGCGGCAGCCCGCTGTGCCGCCTCCGCCGGTGAGCGCGCCTCCGGCCGTGCCGGAAGTGCAGTCCGCCACGCCGCCTCAGGCCGAGCCGGAACCGCCCGTGAACCCGCCGCCCGCCACGACTCCGCCGTCGTCTGCGATGCCTCCGGTGACCGGTCCGCCTTCGGGCCTCTTGCCGCAGCCCGCTTCGCCGCCGCGGGGCATTCCCGTCGCGCCGGACCTCCCCACTCCGCCGCGCGGCGTTCCGATGGGCCGGGGCTGGTTCGACGAACTCGCCGAGAACGTGCCGGAAAGCTCGAAGGTGGACTCGTCCGAAGGCGGCGAGTTCGGCCCGACCGGTGATCCCACGGAGATCCCGTACCGCTATCGCAAGTGATGACAGAACGTCCGGGTGATGTCACGCTGGACGTATGTCGAGCGACCCGAACCCGGATCAGGGCTGGTACTTCAACACCAAGACGAACCAGGTGGAGCACCTGGAACGAGGCCGGAGCATCGACCTCCTCGGCCCGTACCCCGACGAGGCGACGGCCAGACGTGCCCTGGACATCGCCAAGGAACGCACGCGGCAGGCGGACGCCGAAGACGCCAAGTGGAACAACGACTGAGCCCACTCCGGGGCGCTGGCCGCAAGTCCGTGAAGGCCTCCTTCCCTACCTTGAAGGTAGGGAAGGAGGCCTTCACGGACAGCCGACCGGGTGTGGGAGCGGATCGCCCGCCACCTCGCCACGTGAAGGACGCTTTCGCCGCATGCACGCGAGCAAAGCTCCCTTCAGCCCTGCTCCAAGTCCGTGAAGGGGGCCTTCACGGACTTGGAGCAGGTCAGGCGTCCTGCCCGGCCAGTGCCGGGCCGAGCACGAACTCCGGGTCCACCTGAGCCGTGAGGTCTTCCCCGGCCCGCCCGCTGCCCCACGCCCGCGCGTTGCGCAGGTGGAACTCGACGCCCTGGCGCTGATACCGGGCCCAGTCGCGCTGCTCGGAGTCGACGATCGCGAGCATCGAGCAGAGCGTCGCGAGGTTGTGCGCCTCGAGTTCGCCGATCGGGCGCGCGCGGCCGCGCTCGGCGGCGCGGACGTGCCGCGAGTTCTCCATCCAGCCCAGCAGTGCCCCGCCGACCTCCTCGCGCAGGAAGTCGATGTCCTCGTCCTCGGTCACCTTGTTGCCCACGACGACCAGCCGCACCCCGAAGTCCCGCGCGTAGTCGGCGTACTGCCGGTACACGCCGACGCTGCGCACGGTCGGTTCGCACACCAGGAAAGTCACGTCGAACCGTGTGAAGAGGCCGGACGCGAACGCGTCGGCGCCGGCGGTCATGTCCATGACCACGTACTCGCCCGCGTCGTCGATCATGTGGTTCAGCAGCAGTTCCGCCGCGCCGACCTTCGAGTGGTAGCAGGCGACGCCGAGGTCGTCCTCGTCGAACTGCCCGGTGACGCCGAGCCGCACGCCGCCGAACTCGCGGAAGCACGCCTGGAAGATCGGGTTGTCCTCGAACGGCCGGACCAGCCGTGACCCGCGCCCCGGCGGGGTGGTCTTGATCATCGCGGCCGTGTCGGCGATCCGCGGGTTGTCCCCGCGCAGGTACTCCTTGATCAAGCCCATGTTGTCGCCCAGTGTCGGCCAGGCGATGGCCTCTTCCTCGCTGGCGCCGAGCGCGACGGCGAGGTGCTGGTTGATGTCCGCGTCGATCGCCAGCACCGGTTTCCCGCCACCGGCCAGATACGCGGTGAACAGCGACGCCAGCGTGGTCTTGCCACTGCCGCCCTTCCCGACGAACGCGATCTTCACGCCACGGCCCTTCCTGTCGTTTTGAAAAGGGTATCGGTTTTCATTTCGGCCGATAACGTACACCCGACCGGCCCGCACCCGAACGGGCGATCGGCGGGGCCGACTCGGGATAGGGTTGGGTGGTGCCTCCACTCGTGATCAGGACACACACGGCCGGAGGGGACTTCGGTCGCCTGCGAGCCGAGTTCTCGCTGCCGGAGTCCTTCGGGCCCGACGTGCTCGCCGAGGCGGAGGCGGCGGTCGTCGACCCGCTCGAGTCCGCGGGGGACCGTGAGGACGCCACCGGTCTGCCCTTCGTCACCATCGACCCGCCGGGTTCCAAGGATCTCGACCAGGCGGTGCTGATCGAGCGCGCCGAGGGCGGCGGGTTCCGGGTGCACTACGCGATCGCCGATCTGGCCGCGTTCATCCCGCCGGGTGGCGCGCTCGACAAGGAGGCGCGGCGTCGCGGGCAGACGCTCTACCTGCCCGACGGGAACGTCCCGCTGCACCCGCCGGTGCTGTCCGAAGGCGCGGCGAGCCTGCTGCCGGGGGAGACCCGGCCCGCGGTGCTGTGGACCATCGACGTCGACGCGGGCGGTGAGCCGATAGCGACCAACGTCCGCCGCGCACTGGTCCGGTCCACCGAACAGTTCGACTACGAGACCGTCCAGGCCTCGATCGACGCCGGCGACCCGCATCCGTCGGTCGCCGCGCTGCCGGAACTGGGCCGCCTGCGCCGTGAACTCGCGATCCGGCGCGGCGCGGTCGAACTACAGCTGCCGGAGCAGGAGATCAGCGGCGATCCCGATGGCGGCTGGGCGCTGATCCAGCGGCCCCGCAACGACGTCGACGCGTGGAACGCCGAGATCTCACTGCTCACCGGCATGGCGGCGGCGAAGATCATGATCGACGCCAAGATCGGGGTCCTGCGCACGCTGCCCCAGCCCGACGCCGAGGCGGTCGAGTGGCTGGCCCGGTCCGCGCAGGCGCTGAACATCGACTGGCCCGAGGGCAAGAGCGTGTCGGAGTTCCTGGCCGCGCTCGACCCCGGCCAGCCCGCGTCCATGGCGCTTTTCGCCGACACCACAAGGCTTTTGCGCGGCGCCGGGTACACCGCGTTCGATGGCGAACTGCCCGCGCTGACCACGCACGCCGGGATCGGCGGCGCGTACGCCCACGTCACCGCGCCGATCCGGCGGCTGGTCGACCGGTTCGCCACCGAGATCTGCCTCGCCGTGAGCGCCGGCCGCGAAGTGCCCGCGTGGGTCCGCGCCGCGCTTTCGGAGGTGCCGGAGCAGATGACCGCGTCCGACACGCTGGCGGCCAAGGTCGAACGGGCCTCCATCGACCAGGTCGAGGTCTGGGTGATGGCCGAGCACATCGGCGGCGAGTTCGGCGCGATCGTGTTGCGCGCGGAGGAGACCAAGGCCGAGATCCTGGTCGAGGATCCGCCGGTGATGTCCAAGTGCACCGGCGAAAAGCTGCCCGAAGGCGAGCGGATCCGCGTCCGGCTCACCGCCGTGGACGTCGACAAGCGGAAACTTTCGTTCGAGCGCGCATGATCGACGATCTCGGCGAAGTGGTCCCGCTGCACGCACCGGCGGCGCGGGTGGTCTCGCTTGTGCCGTCGCTGACCGAGGCCGTCGAGGTGAGCGCGCCGGGAAGACTCGCGGGCGCCACGGACTACTGCACTCATCCGGTCGAGCTGGACGTCCCGAGGGTCGGGGGCTCGAAGTACCCGAACGTGGACAAAGTCCTCGAACTCGCACCGGATCTGGTGCTGGCCAACTCCGAGGAGAACCGCCCGGAGGACGTGGAACGCCTGCGCGCCAACGGGATCCCGGTCTGGGTGATGGAAGCTTCGGCGACCGTGCCCAGCGCGCTCGGCTCGATCCGGCGGATCCTG
This window encodes:
- a CDS encoding C40 family peptidase, coding for MKIGIIVGVLIAAVFAAVVTTSTVTKVVTDNVEAQSGSVIKTSCDASIGPTLPGQTERGSSDITKLDEEQKGIIALIISVGKQRTLSPRAWQVAIQAGMTESKLRNLTFGDRDSLGIFQMRPSMGWGTVAQVTDPPYQVNKFFDVLLAVPDWENMRPGDAAQRVERSGFPDRYHSWEPMAALLVQNEGQIVDVVGCGTSVGSVVPPSQAAAEAIKFALGEQGKPYIWGATGPSSYDCSGLMLRAYESAGIVLPRVSRDQYKAGAMLPVRQAQPGDLLFLATVPSNPATIHHVMMYLGEGKIVEAQQTGVPVHIRDFSFDEAEVVAQAVRPGV
- a CDS encoding AAA family ATPase; protein product: MKIAFVGKGGSGKTTLASLFTAYLAGGGKPVLAIDADINQHLAVALGASEEEAIAWPTLGDNMGLIKEYLRGDNPRIADTAAMIKTTPPGRGSRLVRPFEDNPIFQACFREFGGVRLGVTGQFDEDDLGVACYHSKVGAAELLLNHMIDDAGEYVVMDMTAGADAFASGLFTRFDVTFLVCEPTVRSVGVYRQYADYARDFGVRLVVVGNKVTEDEDIDFLREEVGGALLGWMENSRHVRAAERGRARPIGELEAHNLATLCSMLAIVDSEQRDWARYQRQGVEFHLRNARAWGSGRAGEDLTAQVDPEFVLGPALAGQDA
- a CDS encoding RNB domain-containing ribonuclease, which produces MIRTHTAGGDFGRLRAEFSLPESFGPDVLAEAEAAVVDPLESAGDREDATGLPFVTIDPPGSKDLDQAVLIERAEGGGFRVHYAIADLAAFIPPGGALDKEARRRGQTLYLPDGNVPLHPPVLSEGAASLLPGETRPAVLWTIDVDAGGEPIATNVRRALVRSTEQFDYETVQASIDAGDPHPSVAALPELGRLRRELAIRRGAVELQLPEQEISGDPDGGWALIQRPRNDVDAWNAEISLLTGMAAAKIMIDAKIGVLRTLPQPDAEAVEWLARSAQALNIDWPEGKSVSEFLAALDPGQPASMALFADTTRLLRGAGYTAFDGELPALTTHAGIGGAYAHVTAPIRRLVDRFATEICLAVSAGREVPAWVRAALSEVPEQMTASDTLAAKVERASIDQVEVWVMAEHIGGEFGAIVLRAEETKAEILVEDPPVMSKCTGEKLPEGERIRVRLTAVDVDKRKLSFERA